In Setaria viridis chromosome 5, Setaria_viridis_v4.0, whole genome shotgun sequence, the genomic stretch TCGTACCGCACGGCGGTGGACTGtgacgcggccgcggcgtcaCGGTGGCGTCACCCGGCCCGCGGGCGCCCGCCCCCACGACCGCTGTCGGGGCACGTCGGCATCGCCTCTTCCGGCCGGATTCATTGCCGCGCTAACTGCTTAAATGCTTGACCCGGTGCCAGCAGGAGGGAGTACAGCCCTTAGCCTGCCTTGTCATACGCGCGCACTGTGGATGGATGGGCGTGACTGGCCGTCGCCGTCACGGCCCCGCCGCATCCGCGAACtaatggtgatgatgatgatgatcccaCCGCGCGCGCGGTCGCCACGGTCGTCGAACGTACCCATGCCTTTGCCGCCTGCTCCGAGCTACTAGCAGCGATTGACTCcggttcttcttccttttttctcATGTCTTTGGCAACAGAGCACCGTAAACCCACCGTTCGGCCGGTCTCCCAAACGAACCGCACGGGGTCACCACGACACCaacccaccggccggccggccgccgtgaCTGGCGCGCCGCCCGTGCACGAACCGACGCTTTCCCCGCCCTAAGCCGTAGCCGGCGCACGCTTCATTCCTAGATATAGATTTTCATGCACGAGTCTCGTGGTGCGCCGTGACCCGCCGCAAGTGCATCCAGTACGGTGCCAGTACGTACCACCGGCAGCGCCTTGCCATGGACGGCAGGGGCGGGCCGGCCGCGCGGCTCATTACGGCTTCTGCGATCCGCCCGGGCGGCGGAAAGACGTGCCCTCTCGGACGAGCAGCGGCTGCATACCGGCAGGGTCGGCGCGCGGGGTGGGGCGGGGGAGCCAAAGCCAACTCTCTTATATCTCTAAAGTCTAAAGACCTGATCGGCAGAAGGAACACACACCACAATAACGCTGCGCTCTGCCCGTgtcgggccggccggccggccagccagcGACCTGACGCCGCGGCCGTTGCTTTCCGTTCCCCCGATCGCGCATAACGGCCTGTCGCCCCCGTCCCCGAGCTAGTGCCCCTCTTGCTAATTTCCGCttgctcctcgcctcctccaccccctcctTTCCATGCCTTTTCGCTTTACACGGCCCGGTGGGAGTGACCTGAGTTCAGACCGCCTTTCCTTTGCTTTGCTTGTACTCATGCACGTCCCTAGCTAGCTTTTTTCCTCACGCGCGCGCATACGCGCACGCGATAGGAGAAAAAGGGCCTGGCATTTCCATGAACGGATTCGATCGGCCACTAACGACCTACCCGTGTTACCGAACGAGCATTGCTCTCCTAATCTTTCTGGCCCGTCCGGCCGGACTCTTCACCGTCCAGTAGCATAAAGCGCGCGCACGCAGCGCCGGTACTTCCGTCCCGTCCATACAATCTCCCTAGTTCATCGCTTTACATGTTGAGAAAggtgaaaaggaaaaaggaaggcTAGCTAGGGCTGCGGCTACATGCATTCGTGCGCGCGGATAAAATGGAAACGGGAATGCAAGCAAGGCGACAAACCGGTGGTCACCGAGTGCTGCTCTCAGCTCGGTTGAACGGTCGGTACTCTCTACTAGCTGCTGTAAAAAGTTGTGGCGTTCACGCATCCACTGGTGAAAAAGAGTGGATGATGAGCGAATCGTGCCAGGACGTACGTAACCGCCATCTTCCTTGATCGTTAGTATGAACCAACCTACTCGCCCAGCCATCCGTGATCCGTCCCGTCCCTTTCCATCGTCGTACGAAGGTCGATGCCGCGCGTGCTCTGCTTGGCGTTCCTTTTTCCTAGGCGAAACGGTGGAACTGGACCACGACCACCatcccggccggccgcggccgcacgCGATGCGACCGATCCGCGAACCCTCCCGCgtgcggccggccgccggccgggacTCTGGAGAGGAGCGTAAAACAGAAGCCGCGCTGTTATAGCTTAGAACGGTCGCGGGAGGAGTGGTCGTCACGACCTGCGTCATACCGTCGTCCGCCGGggcccccggccgcgcgccccgggTGTGGCCGCCGTGTGGCTAGGTGGCTTTCACCGCCAGGCAACGGGGACAGACACGACACACGAAACGGAATCGGATTGCTCCGAGTGACGTCTAGGGTTTATCCGGCGGAGAAATTAAGGCGGCGAAAGGGATGGCTCTCGGGAGAAAACGAGGTTTATACATCAGGCGTGTGATCGTGTGAGGCTCCGGGAGAGACCAACGCACCCTGCTCATTCAGGGGGGGAAACGGTGGGGTCAGATCGGTCCAACTCTGAAAATTATTGTCTTGTTCACTTCTGAGGCGATAATTGACACAGCAAGGTGATTTCGTCACGACTCCAGACATTGGTCGACACATTTCACATTTGATGCGTGGATGGCTGATGTGTACACATTTCAACATCCATCCAGTCATTCCGAATGATGTGGTGATTCTGTGGTTAAAATTGACATCAACAAACGTGGTACAGTTAGTTTTTCACGCCTCATTCTCAACGAACACATTACGTACCACTAAAAGAATATGACCGCTAATAACTGAAATAACAAGTATGTAAAATGGGGGGATTTGATGACCAAACTTATTAAACTTTAACCGTCAATGTATCAAGAAGGACGTGAATTGACAATACAATGGAGATTCTACTATATATGAATCATGAAAGAACTTCTATATTATTTTTATCGTACTTATGTGAAATGTCATATTTTTCATTGAAAAAATTGGCTAGCCTCCTAGCCGGAGTATTACTTTGTAGATTTTTTCATAGCTTAAATGTCATATATCTTACattggagggagtagtacataCATGAACTTATTGAAATGGCAAATGACAATGAGTACTCAAGCTTACTAGCATGTACGGAAACAAAGCCATGGGCCCGCAGGTCcatcttaattttttttaataatggaagATAATATTCTACCTTCAGACATTCTTTTTTAAGAATGTATCGGACTACAAATATTCAAATATTACAGAGGGGCACATATTCCAAAAGAATATATAGCCAAGACATCAAAAGATCTGATGTACCGAAGAGAAATaacaaaatataagaaaaaggaaaactcaAAATCTCTGACAAGCGACATTTTGAACATTGAAACAGTCTACATAATACAAATCTGAAAAATCTGACTGATACTTGTTATTAAACATTCATAAAACCTAAAGTGTTTATGAAGCTATGTTTCAAGATAGATCTTCTCGTATATTTCAAAGTTTCCAAACGCAGCACGTAAAAGTACCATGCGACTAAAGTTTATATGGTTCATTTAAAACGACCATAAAACGTCATTTATCTATGATTGGAGAGAGTTGCAAACatggtttttttttcatgtaataaaCACGGTACTTTACAACTACTCACTCcgcccaaaaaacaagtcattttaGTCCGTCGTAAGTCAAACTTTCTTGACTttaatcaaaattatagagaaaaaataTCAACGTTTATGACATCAACTAGGtgtattataaaaatatatctcatgatGATGAATCTAATGCACTTATTTCGTACggtaaatatttatttttttaaattttgattAAACTTAAAATTTGTTTGACTTAGAATAAATTTAGAATGATTTTTTTGGTACGGAGGAGTAGTCATCAAGTACATTCTAGCGCTGCTGCAACAACTGTAATAGACAGATTTCGAACAATTTTGCTCATTTGGGAATCAACCGTCTATTGAACAGTTTCGAACATTCAATGGACAGATGTGTGTGCTCATTTGCTTCCGGTAGGGACGCAACGCAAGTAATGCTCGCATATCTTATGATTGGGCGACGGATGCGCATCCCTCTCTCGCATGATTCCACGACGTGGATCGCGAATACTACGCATGTTCCTTCATTTACATCAGCTTCTCGCCTGATGCGTCCCGAAATGCCATATACTACGACGTACGCATGCAACGCATTACGCATACAAGCACCCCGAGATATTTCGCCTGCTGACGCCATGCTTCCACCAGCAGCGGCAGGCGAATCCACCACTCCTGCCATCACCGAGCAACAGCAAGCGAGGGGTAATCATTTCGTCCACAAACCACGATCACGGACGCGTCCAACTAAACCACACGCGATCGGCGGCAAATCTGCGTTTACAAACGGGGACAGGGAAGGGCGCGCACTTTCACTTCGTGCCCCCGGCCTCCCCCCCAGCGGATCCCCGTCGCGCGAGGGCTCGGCAtgtgcgcgcgcgctgggaCACACGTCGTCGATGATGGTTTTTGGCGCGGGTGCATTTGGCCTTGCCCCTCCCAACAACCACCGCCACCATTACGGCCTCCACCAACACCGGCACCCCCATCTACCACACTAACTCCCCTGCTCCCGGCCCTGTGGTGCACTGGTgcgtgtgtgtgtatatatactgTATCGGTGGAGCAGCCAAGCCAATGAGGCAATGACACGGCTGGAGGGCACGGGAGGAATCAGATTGAACACTGAAGAAGCTTAGCTTGAGCCCGTACGGATGTACCTAAGATCCATGGACCGTAACATGTCAGGAAATGATGGCCGTGATGGTGCACAGTAGTGCACTGTTGAACTATATCTATCTTATAattaacaaaaacaaaaacgGCACTGTTGAACTATATCTATCTTATAattaacaaaaacaaaaacgGCTAAGGCCCAGTTTGAAGACACTAACACTGTCACAtctattaattaggagtattaaatatagatctTTATATGGAAATGAAGGAATCTGGAGtaagaggaaaaaaagaaaaaataaaaaggaagtgttgtataaatgaaggctaattcgcgagacgaatctattgagcctaattagttcatgatttgatcatgtggtgctacagtaatatgtgctaattatggattaattagacttaatagatttatctcgcgaattagccacgacttatgcaattagttttataattagttcacgtttagtccttctaattgatATTAAACatgactaaaaattagtccatggattcAAACACCCGTCACTGGACATGCAATGCAACCGATGGGGATGGGGATTGAGTTTATGGCAGTTTCAAGCCTGTCAGACCGACCCAGGCTGAAGTGAAGTGAGTGATCGGACGTGCCATCATCACCGACGTCTATGGGAGCAGTGATCTAATCTAGCCAACCATGAACCAACCGCGCACATAAACCCATAATTAATGAATCAGCTCACCAGAAAGATTGGAGATTGCTAGCCCTAGCGTAGCGTAGCGAGCCCATGCGGCCGGGCGAAGATTGATAGCTCCCTCGTGCTTTCGGCGAATAAATAGGCATTGCAGTTGCGCAtccctgccctgccctgcgcAAGCCGAGAGGATGGAACTGAACTGTGCGCCATCGCGCACAACATGTGAAAGGACCACGAGACACTGATGATGGATGCCCCCCgatgcatggatggatggatcgacCTACCACCCATCGATCCTTTAATGGCTGCGTCCATCACATGCATGTTTTCAGATCCTCCTGCGTCTCTGCGTTCTCGCAAAAATAGGAATTTCTCGGCTCATGTTTTCTGCTACTGTTATGCTGGAGTACTTTATATTTCAATTCTGTTTCTGTCGAGTGATGGTCACAGACTCACAGTGAGTCAGAGCTCGAGGTAAATGAGCTGCCCGAACTGGTCGATCATGGTCACAAGAGACGCGACAGGTGGTAACAATGCATTTGGACATATCCGGAATGGTCAGCAGAGGTGGACAGGATCTTGAACGGTTCTCCGCTAGATCCTCCATGGGCCACCGCCGCGTAACTTTCAAGTTCCATCGTCCGATCGATGCCTATGCGCCAATTTTCACCTGCGTAAAGCGGGTCGACACGGTCGAACATACGGCTCGTGTTTTGAAGGCACGGAGCTAGTGGCTCTATCGGGGACCGGACGATAGTACAAGGCACCCGCGTGGTTACGGAATATGGGAGATGGCTACGGCGCAACCACAGATGCCTACGGGAGATTTTTCTCCGGCGCCGCTTTGGGGAATCGCGACCCTCCAGCGCTTCAGGAAGGACAAAGTTGACGGACGCTTAGCGGTGCTTATTAGCGCCGGCTTGACTTCACCTCACGTACAGAGTGACACTTAGGTTTGGACTCTCTGGACACGTATAGCTAGCCTATCGATCAGTAGTCCAGTACCTCACGTGTATCCATCAGGCGACCGGGTCGGAATACAAATTTCAGCATCGTTAGATATTCAAAATATTTGCATATATACAAATATGGCTACTTGCAAAATAAATACTGTTGCTGATCAATGTATGCCTGTCCTTGGACTGAGTAACGTGGGAACATGctgacccccctttagtaccagttgtgcaaCCGATATTACTACTTTGGTACTAAAAGGGGACCTTTTAAAAGGAGATttttagtatcgggtcaaataactggtactaaagggtactaaaaataaaaaaactactGGCGTTCGCCGCTCCTTGCCCTACGCCCTCCCGCCACTCCTTGCTCggtcgccccgccgccgcacctgaGCCAGCGGGTCGGCGTTGGGCCTCCCACCGCCGTTCTTTGCCCCGCACACTCCCGCCACACCCTcccgccgctccttgcccggTTGCCCCGCCTTCCCGCCACCGTCTGCCACTCCTTGACCCACGTCCTCCCGCTGCTCCTTGCCCCCGGTCGCCACCcttgcctcctgccgccgcccttACCCCCTTCGTCGCCGCATCCTCCACCTGCGGTGGTGCAGAGAGAGATGGAAAGATAGGGGGCGGAGCGAGAGATGGATAAGGCGGACGAGAACGGGTAGGGGGGAAATGGATAAGGTTGggagctcctttagtaccgggtagaggctccactcggtactaatgtgcctaagagcctttaataccgggtggatctcccaaccggtactaaagggggtcacggggggctcctggagaactagccgttagactcggtactaatgtgagcattagtaccgaatCAAAAAATCAATCGAGACTAAAGgataggaccaatgctcagttttatAGCCGTGAGCAGCGCAGCATTTGCCTACACTACTGGACCACTCAAATCACTCATCGTACTATACAAGTGGTTGCGTTCTCATAAATTCCAAGCAGACCATTCATGGTTACTTTCACGCACTCAATGTCAATTCCAGATCCGCGTACGTTCGTGCGATACATCAACCTCGCAGCGGCACTAACGAGTGCGGTAGTACTCCATTACTTTCCTACTTAAGTTCTAAACACCAACGAAAAAGACAAGGGAAACAAACAACATGCACGAAAATTAAATAAACCTGAATTCCTTTCAAGTTTGATTAAGTTTACCACTCATATACATGCATATATACTAGTATATGCACCAAGTAAAAAGGTGGCCAACCTGCTGCACAATATCTACTCAGCCTCCCCCAGGCTTTTCTGCATCCCCTTCGTCCGGGATCtgtcaagaaacaaaaaaagaggATCAAAAGCTACATCGCCTACAGGCAGATGATGCTTTTTGATCGATGGTTGTATGATTAATCAGGCCCTCAGATCAGAAACTTCTGGAGCCCCTGCTACCACCTACGAGAAGAGGTTAGCTAAGCGGGCAAGGCACGATGTCCTTACTgctcctccggccgccgcgacCGCCGATAGCCTCCCGGCGAAGCCGCGCGACCGCGCGTAGAGCACGGAGCAGAGTAGCGTGCCCACGGCGCACATGGCGCCCCACACCACGAACGTCTCCTGGTAGCACCCGGCGCCGATGCAGCTTTGGTGGCCgccctgcgccgcgccgcgctggtAGAGGTAGGCGGCGAAGTAGCCGAAGCACAGGGAGCCCACGGGGATGTTGCTCACCACCACGTTGTGGTTCACGCCGAAGTTCTTGGTGCCGAACAGCTCGCTGGTGGCGGAGACGGCCACCGACGTGATGGCGCCCGTGCACGTACCGATCACCGCCGTGCTCAGGTACAGGAAGAAGTTGCCCGGGTTGAGGAGCAGGAAGAAGGCGCCCGCCATGGGCGCCATCAGCGACGCCATGGATCCCGTCCTCGAGATGGAGTAGCCGCTTCTGCACAAGCAAATGAACGAAACAAATTAGTTAGAACCAAAAAAGAACAGGGAATGATGAAACATGCATGAACTCTATATGTAGCAACAAGTTCGTTAGCACGTCAATTTTGAAAGATCGCATCGGCATCGATCGATCTAGAAGGTTGAAACTGATGAGACTACCCAGTCTTTTTGGACTGAATGACTGACTCCAAGAACTCAGGATGCAGATTCAAACAAAAATAGAGATACGCAAAATTCCATATTAAATTGGGAAGTGGTGTGAACAGAATGCTTGTTGCTTACTTCGCGGAGTAGTAGTCCAAGAAGGATGGCAGCAGGCGGCCGAAGAATCCAAACGACGACGACAGCGAGACCAGCGTAGAAGTCTGCGCGAGCTGTCGCGACTCGGCGATCTGTCCCAGATTGTTCAGGAACACCAGACCCAGGGTGCCGCTGAACATGTAGCTGAAGAAGTAGAGCCAGAAGTCCAGCTTTCTCAGCAGCCGGAGGCCGCCGACCTCCTCCTTTGGTTTCTCCGTGGCGGAGTCCCCCTCCTTGCTCTCAACGTCAGCGATGTCGATGGCGACGACCCTCTCGatggcgtcggcgtcgtcggtgCCGAGGTCGTGGATCCTGTTCTCCCGTTTGGTCTCCCAAATCTTGTTGAGGCTCTCGCGGATCCTGAGCGCCAGCGGGATGAGTATGGGGGTTGCCAGGAGCACGCCGAGGCTGACCATGTGCTCCCTCGACGAGAGCCCGTTGGACGTGGAGCCGATGCTGCCGACGACGGCGCAGGCGCCCGTGGCGAGCGTGATGGCGAACATGACGAGGAATGCCGCGTCCGTGCTCGCGTTGCTCGTGAGGTCGACCGCCCTGAGCGACGGCGCCACCACGACGGTGACGAGCATGGGCACGACGGCATTGAGCAGGAGGTAGGCCTTGGCCTTGGAGTTGGCCAGGCCCGGTATGGAGTCTGCCAGGCTGGTGTAGACCTTGGCGCTGAGGCCGAGGTAGCTGGTGGCGAGGCCCACGGCGACGCGGCTGCTGGAGCCGAAGTTGCGGATGCAGAGGAGGTAGCAGACGGTGTTGATCCAGCAGATGCCATTCCCGGCCAGGGAGGTGAGCAGGAACAGGTGCCAGTACCGGAGGCCGGCGCTGTCGAGGAAGAGGTACTGGACGCCGTAGCCGACGAGGCCGAACGCGGCGCCGACGAAGGCGACGAGCCAGAGCGGGAGGTACAGCGCGGCCACCCCGGAGAACCAGCCGAAGAGCTTGCCGGCGTCGGAGGCGAAGGCCAGGAAGTTGAGCTGCACCTGGGAGATGTGCTTGAGGTCCTTGAGCTGCGACGAGTAGACGGGGAAGTCGGCGTTGGGCCCGTTGATGGTCTGCAGCCAGATGCTCCCGACGAGGCTCAGCCAGTGGGCCGAGGAAGGGGAAGGCATGGTGAGGAGGCGTGTCCCGGATGGTGCTGCCCACTTGAGAGCTGTAATGCCTGTGCGTGCCAGGTATTTATGCAGCGCCGGCGGTTAAGCCAAACCGGTGCCCCCGACTACGATGGCCCTGGCTGCAAGCCAGATATGTTTGTGGCTTGCTCGGATTTTTCACAGGTTAAACAAGACCCATGACACTTCCTCCAGCAGCCTAGCAAGTGCTATCGGTGCAGCAGAGCCTACCCAGAGGCAGGCGCCCAGGCCAAGGCCGGCCAAGACGTAACTTTCGGCCGGTGTGAGCAGAACGGAGTGCTTCGGTTCGGACTTCTTGAGACTGTTGGTTGCTCGGGAGCCTTTCAGCGCGACATCTGTTGCCGCTTGAAcactcagggggtgtttggatacaaggtgctaaactttaacagtatcacatcggatgttcggatgctaattaggaaaactaaatatgagctaattataaaactaattgcagaaccctgtgttaatttgcgagatgaatctattaagcctaattaatccatcattagcaaatggttactgtagcaccacattgtcaaatcatgaactaattaggcttaatagattcgtctcgcgaattacacttcatctgtgtaattagttttgtaattagcctatgtttaatactcctaattagcatctaaacatccgatgtgacgggtgttaaattttaacaccccagagccaaacaggccctcagCCTCAGGCCGGTTACGGTTGCGCTGCAGCCACGACGGGCCGGATCGCGAGCAGAGTTAATGGCTTGGCACGGCCGCGCACGTCACTGGGATTTGCTCGTCGTCAGAGGCTGCAGCGAAATCAAACACTTCGCCGGCCTAGATCGCAGGTACAACGTCGTGCACTTTGTGTGACGAGATGGACGACGACCAGATCGTCAAGCGAGAGGTGCGGCCGAATGTTTAGGCGTCCTGCGCCGGAACTAGCTACAAGTCTCCCAAGCGGTGACGCCAAGTAGTGCAAGGCTCTTGGCCTAACTCAGGTGCTCTGATCCGATTAGGGATCGAAACGGAATCTGAAATGAAATTGATAGTTACCATTTACCATGTCCTAATCGGAACCGGCACTCCGAAGCCCTGATCGGACTCGACTTCCAGCAGGTTTGTTACACGAGAGCCATTCTATCCCCTGTTGGCACAGGAAATGCAGAAGTTTCTAGTGCCTGGCCGCAGTCTTTTCAGCCACGGTTTGGCCCTGGCACCGCTAAGATCGTTTCCCGGCGTTCCAGCTCGATCAGTCGACGTGAAGCGTTTCCCGCCATTCAGCTGGCCGCGGCTTCCGATGTTTAAAATGCAATGAACCATCTGCAGTGACTCGTCCTCCGGATCTGAATCCATGGCTCGTTGCGCTCTGACGGTCACCTTCAGGGGTCAGGACCCGGTGGCTTGAGGCAGTTATGAGCCGTGACATCAGGCGCCGCGTAAGGCAGGCACGGTGAGCTCGCCCTCGCCGGGACGCTCGCCCCCATGTCTGGCCGCCCTCAGCCACTGCGGTAACCATCAGCTCGCCTCGGCGCCATTAAAAACAGGAGACCAGATCACCATGATCGACAGCCGACCGTGCGCAGAGGCAAGCACGGATTCGTGTACTCGTTTCTAGCCATGTCTGCAACAGAAGCCCAGGTTCCCCGCACTCGCATTCAGACTCTCGGACCGGCTTCAACGTCAAGCTGAAAGGCCGAATTACCTCTGCCATTAGGTCACGGTGACATCAGAAATCCAGAGCTGATATCTTGGACTGCTGTACGGAGTGCAGCCTGACCATACCTGGGACCTAATTCTCTGAATTTCTTCATTCAGACCGCCACCTTTGGAGCCCAAACTGAATCGCCATTGCCGTTCACTCGTTCGTGAGTGGTGGCGCCGTGTTGGGTCTTAGACAGTTAGACTTGCAAATGGAAACGTATACTCATGCCCAACCACGCTTTCCGAGATTCCCCGAACCGAGGACTGGCGTCCAGATCGATCACCTTCAAGCTCTGGGATCAACGGAGATCACTCTGAGCTAATGCTGAGCTCATGTTGTCAAAGCTTAGGATTActgtgctg encodes the following:
- the LOC117859319 gene encoding protein NUCLEAR FUSION DEFECTIVE 4, with protein sequence MPSPSSAHWLSLVGSIWLQTINGPNADFPVYSSQLKDLKHISQVQLNFLAFASDAGKLFGWFSGVAALYLPLWLVAFVGAAFGLVGYGVQYLFLDSAGLRYWHLFLLTSLAGNGICWINTVCYLLCIRNFGSSSRVAVGLATSYLGLSAKVYTSLADSIPGLANSKAKAYLLLNAVVPMLVTVVVAPSLRAVDLTSNASTDAAFLVMFAITLATGACAVVGSIGSTSNGLSSREHMVSLGVLLATPILIPLALRIRESLNKIWETKRENRIHDLGTDDADAIERVVAIDIADVESKEGDSATEKPKEEVGGLRLLRKLDFWLYFFSYMFSGTLGLVFLNNLGQIAESRQLAQTSTLVSLSSSFGFFGRLLPSFLDYYSAKSGYSISRTGSMASLMAPMAGAFFLLLNPGNFFLYLSTAVIGTCTGAITSVAVSATSELFGTKNFGVNHNVVVSNIPVGSLCFGYFAAYLYQRGAAQGGHQSCIGAGCYQETFVVWGAMCAVGTLLCSVLYARSRGFAGRLSAVAAAGGAVRTSCLARLANLFS